A single Sphingosinicella sp. BN140058 DNA region contains:
- a CDS encoding GspE/PulE family protein: MFSFIRRGGGRKGSLSIHEGALARQQLLSRALGDRPKPPSESAGAADVPSFLVEKNLLEVGAARSAIMESRARNVPVSQVLGETGAVPREKIVAAIENTDTGRLAQTLDFDVSLPKKVIRELKIVVHAQTDTKLMLSSLSSISLVRQALAPYDDREIHEVPFSYQRWEEFEQGIERISEPGEGKVDLGTDLYADSIIPKGTEDAEVLDILLDRAAANGASDIHIHPEKAVYEVYLRIHGKRMLVHKWKLDQYHRVCAMVKDRASVDPLETRVPQDGSFSTVVRGRPFDVRVATIPTAGKEQIIMRVLDPRRAQMPLTALGITRVDEWRMINEHRNGLVLIVGATGSGKTTTLNATVREMPRMEKAVYTIEDPVEYRIPGVTHVQLNDQVGLDYPRAIRAFMRGDPDVIIVGEIRDPMTAAKAIQAAETGHLVLATIHAEGVAMAMQRLKGLGVPIEDCEMLLRGVLVQYLVRTICPTCDGARCVECFGEGYAGRTVISEIARVRRPSDVALMMSSDEADWYWEPLWKDIELKLLNKVTDGAEIYRTFSTGMEPWAEKSEVLRAVWTEERAKRHIVADKLAVASMETLSGEEKERQRRIALARIARGPVDDDDDDDLSGEEAEIGAASWSAE; this comes from the coding sequence ATGTTCAGTTTCATTCGGCGCGGCGGTGGCCGCAAAGGCAGCCTGTCTATCCATGAAGGCGCGCTCGCAAGACAGCAACTGCTGAGCCGGGCGTTGGGAGATCGACCCAAACCACCTTCCGAGTCAGCCGGCGCGGCCGACGTGCCGAGCTTCTTGGTTGAGAAAAACCTTCTAGAGGTTGGCGCTGCCCGCTCGGCGATCATGGAGTCTCGCGCCCGCAATGTGCCCGTGTCGCAGGTCCTGGGCGAAACGGGTGCCGTCCCGCGCGAGAAGATCGTTGCTGCAATCGAGAACACGGACACAGGCCGGCTGGCGCAGACTCTGGACTTCGACGTCAGTCTACCGAAGAAGGTGATACGCGAGCTCAAGATCGTCGTTCACGCTCAAACCGACACGAAGCTGATGCTCTCGTCGCTCTCTAGCATCTCGCTCGTTCGCCAGGCCCTGGCGCCCTACGATGATCGCGAGATCCACGAGGTCCCGTTCTCGTACCAGCGGTGGGAAGAATTTGAGCAGGGAATAGAGCGCATCTCGGAGCCGGGAGAAGGGAAGGTCGACCTCGGGACCGATCTCTACGCCGATTCGATCATCCCGAAAGGGACCGAGGATGCGGAAGTGCTCGACATCCTTCTCGATCGCGCGGCGGCGAACGGTGCCTCGGACATCCATATTCATCCCGAGAAGGCGGTTTACGAGGTCTACCTGCGTATTCACGGCAAGCGGATGCTCGTCCATAAGTGGAAGCTCGATCAGTATCACCGCGTCTGTGCTATGGTGAAGGATCGCGCGAGCGTCGATCCGCTCGAAACCCGCGTGCCGCAAGACGGGTCGTTTTCGACAGTTGTCCGAGGCCGACCGTTCGACGTCCGCGTCGCGACGATCCCGACTGCCGGCAAAGAGCAAATCATCATGCGCGTGCTCGATCCGCGCCGGGCGCAGATGCCGCTGACCGCGCTCGGAATCACTCGTGTCGACGAGTGGCGGATGATCAACGAGCATCGAAACGGGCTGGTCCTGATCGTTGGTGCAACGGGGTCCGGCAAAACGACCACTCTCAACGCGACGGTTCGAGAGATGCCGCGCATGGAGAAGGCGGTCTACACGATCGAGGACCCGGTCGAGTATCGAATTCCCGGCGTCACGCACGTCCAGCTGAATGATCAGGTCGGCCTCGATTATCCGCGGGCCATCAGGGCGTTCATGCGAGGCGATCCCGATGTCATCATCGTCGGCGAAATCCGCGACCCGATGACCGCCGCGAAGGCGATCCAGGCAGCCGAGACGGGGCATTTGGTGCTTGCCACCATCCACGCCGAAGGTGTTGCGATGGCAATGCAGCGTTTGAAGGGGCTCGGAGTGCCAATCGAGGACTGCGAGATGCTCCTGCGTGGCGTGCTCGTCCAGTACCTCGTTCGGACGATCTGCCCGACGTGTGACGGAGCGCGCTGCGTCGAGTGTTTCGGCGAAGGCTACGCAGGCCGCACGGTCATCTCGGAGATCGCCCGCGTGCGCCGCCCATCTGACGTCGCCTTGATGATGTCTTCCGACGAGGCCGACTGGTACTGGGAACCGCTCTGGAAGGATATCGAGCTCAAACTGCTCAACAAGGTGACGGACGGCGCGGAGATCTACCGGACCTTCTCCACTGGTATGGAGCCGTGGGCAGAGAAGTCAGAGGTGCTCCGCGCCGTTTGGACCGAAGAGCGCGCCAAGCGGCATATCGTTGCGGACAAGCTGGCTGTTGCCTCGATGGAGACCCTCTCGGGCGAGGAGAAGGAGCGTCAAAGGCGCATCGCGCTTGCGAGGATCGCACGCGGCCCCGTGGACGATGACGATGATGATGATCTGTCTGGCGAGGAGGCGGAAATCGGTGCCGCCTCCTGGTCCGCTGAATAG
- a CDS encoding type II secretion system F family protein: MPTFAVTVRDNTTIKKIPVVAKSPSEARFIAQRQGVVITSPLEIKERQGGGLSAAERYIFLHQLATMNIAKVPLTTGLQILRQSHGGRIGKAAASLEAGVAAGRQISDLMYEDKRNFPGAVGLLVKAGAQGTGGAAASLKKAAEFERQILGASTKGAKGIYQAGFWVVVATISLFACPLWLTPYLKSSQLFTLTKTPIEWGWLDMVAYATAALTMLFMMFGMFLFFLITVGQRIFPHFSDAVVMRLPFLKDIIFTRDNFVSLYRFSLMVKAGVTLEESLETTLSDTRKGALKDDLTRALQNVKTGQPWAADFRTVHPTDKAALSMATDKERLGEILEEVADQNKAIYVRRLELMQPIMGAIGGLSMILVYAITGLYSIVPFSELFGALMQDASGF, encoded by the coding sequence ATGCCGACGTTTGCGGTTACAGTTCGTGACAACACGACGATCAAAAAGATCCCGGTTGTCGCAAAATCGCCGTCCGAAGCGCGATTCATCGCGCAGCGTCAGGGCGTCGTCATCACAAGCCCGCTCGAGATCAAAGAGCGGCAGGGCGGCGGCTTGTCGGCTGCAGAGCGCTACATCTTCCTGCACCAGCTCGCGACGATGAACATCGCCAAGGTGCCGCTTACCACCGGTCTTCAGATCCTGCGGCAGAGTCACGGCGGCCGGATCGGCAAGGCAGCTGCATCGCTTGAAGCTGGCGTCGCGGCAGGGCGTCAGATCTCCGACCTGATGTATGAAGACAAGCGCAACTTCCCTGGCGCAGTGGGACTGCTCGTCAAAGCCGGCGCGCAAGGAACAGGCGGCGCCGCGGCGTCTCTCAAGAAAGCGGCTGAATTCGAGCGGCAGATCCTTGGAGCGTCGACGAAGGGTGCGAAGGGCATCTATCAGGCTGGCTTCTGGGTCGTCGTGGCGACCATCAGCCTCTTCGCATGTCCGCTATGGCTGACGCCCTACCTTAAATCCTCGCAGCTCTTCACGCTTACAAAGACGCCGATCGAGTGGGGCTGGCTCGACATGGTCGCGTACGCGACAGCTGCGTTGACGATGCTCTTCATGATGTTCGGAATGTTCCTGTTCTTCCTCATCACGGTGGGCCAGCGCATTTTCCCGCACTTCTCCGACGCGGTCGTCATGCGCTTGCCGTTCCTGAAGGACATCATCTTCACGCGGGACAATTTCGTTTCTTTGTACCGCTTCAGTCTCATGGTGAAGGCTGGCGTTACGCTGGAGGAGTCGCTGGAGACAACGCTCTCCGACACCCGAAAAGGCGCGCTGAAGGACGATCTCACGCGTGCGCTGCAGAACGTGAAAACCGGTCAGCCTTGGGCGGCGGATTTCCGCACCGTCCACCCGACGGACAAGGCGGCTTTGTCGATGGCGACGGATAAGGAGCGGCTGGGAGAGATCTTGGAAGAGGTCGCCGACCAGAACAAGGCGATCTACGTACGCAGGCTGGAATTGATGCAGCCGATCATGGGAGCCATCGGCGGATTGTCGATGATTCTCGTCTACGCGATTACAGGCTTGTATTCGATAGTTCCGTTCAGCGAGCTGTTTGGTGCGTTGATGCAAGACGCCAGCGGATTCTGA
- a CDS encoding DsbA family protein: protein MTHALRRSIVVASAAAIIGLAGTHASAIAANAAQPTISVEQIRKILEENPEIVINALNKHQQMQNQAREQQLAAAAGPIAKSIIAGDDQVGFVGAPTGKPVIEFFDYNCGFCKRFHSETVGKLVADGNVKVLLVHSPILGPGSERLAELSAAAHLQGKFGAAHDFLIHHSAKDVAEADKLIPDLVAAAKLDKAKFDRALADGSAKKQVAYNSDLSKQAKVSGTPMVYANGRAIPGAIPYETLKTILQ, encoded by the coding sequence ATGACCCATGCCCTTCGTCGCTCGATTGTCGTCGCCTCCGCAGCCGCAATTATCGGGCTCGCCGGCACTCACGCCAGCGCGATCGCCGCCAACGCCGCCCAGCCAACCATCTCGGTCGAGCAGATCCGAAAGATCCTCGAGGAGAACCCCGAGATCGTCATCAACGCGCTAAACAAGCACCAACAGATGCAGAACCAGGCGCGGGAGCAACAGCTCGCCGCTGCGGCCGGTCCGATCGCAAAATCCATCATCGCCGGCGATGACCAGGTGGGCTTCGTTGGCGCTCCTACCGGTAAGCCGGTGATCGAGTTCTTCGACTACAATTGCGGCTTCTGCAAACGATTCCACTCGGAGACGGTCGGTAAGCTGGTCGCCGACGGCAACGTGAAGGTCCTTCTCGTTCACTCGCCGATCCTCGGCCCGGGCTCCGAGCGCCTCGCGGAACTGTCGGCCGCCGCACATCTGCAGGGCAAGTTCGGCGCGGCCCACGATTTCCTCATCCACCATAGCGCCAAGGATGTCGCAGAAGCGGACAAGCTCATTCCGGATCTGGTGGCTGCGGCGAAGCTCGACAAAGCCAAGTTCGATCGTGCGCTGGCCGATGGCTCTGCCAAGAAGCAGGTCGCCTACAACTCGGACCTCTCCAAGCAGGCCAAGGTGTCCGGCACCCCCATGGTCTACGCCAACGGTCGCGCGATCCCTGGGGCGATCCCGTACGAAACCCTAAAGACCATCCTCCAGTAA
- a CDS encoding DNA polymerase III subunit alpha, whose translation MTLPADALPAINLRGRSSYSIMQSALVAKKMPSYAVKESQPALGLIDHRSLAGALEFASAARKEGVQPIVGCDFDAEAGRITLIAETAQGWANLLALSRRQAASEALAIDDDDLEAHSEGLILLTGAPGSALLNMVDHDKSVANNWLKRMMPLFQDRLYLEISRTTGRRASEAVLDRISRAYSLPLVGTSPAAYGSPKDYELLELLRAIDHKKLIDDANLVRPENGQHFKSSAELVALFADAPQVLENAARLALRCSADAAPQSQKPMLPRFPDAQGREDEMLRQLAAAGYETRIANIPEEAKAEYRARLASELDIICKQGFAGYFLIVADFIGWSKRKGIPVGPGRGSGAGSAVAWAMGITDLDPIRWGLLFERFINPERVSLPDFDVDFCQSRRDETIQYVREKYGEDRVVAIGTHGSWKSRSAFGDAARCLGISAGATHAASQYLPGNAPYSLAETDPESPSYLSPEVRAFFKKDPNLDRALKLGEALQGFVRQHGRHAAGIIIADPVVGEVVPVMRDPGVGDDLVTQFDMKGVEDSGLVKFDFLGLKTSTIIKAAVEHVRASNAEHADLDILDIPFDDDGIFEMLNAGYCHGIFQLESEGMVKALKQVRPTCFEDLIAIISLYRPGPMDNIPTYAARKAGLEPLQLPHPALASLLSETQGIPVYQEQIMQMAQILAGYTLGGADMLRRAMGKKIQAEMDAQRETFIEGCIVSHVSVKTHDGKVLRIPSNRKLKRADGGDALTAQAAKDAGAAVIISIEPVTIVEIHEHRTLGISRERAIQFFDTIDKFAGYGFNKSHAAAYALLCWQSAWLKLHHPAAFYAAALTYNAEDFDKLRKLVREARERGIELLPPSLEKSGVAFQPDVTADGQPAVRWGLGAVKGLGGYAAPLSAATHGRGIKSIEDLAKALAPHGNASQQAKALAAAGVLDVFNKNRQAAAEHLVACLKFECGQSGQSLLFDLVAPACPKVDDLSRDEKRAAEIDAIGISFDEHPLANAWSDLRRHAGVALGKIDEFVGCGAITVLVRVESSSKSARGASTFAKISDASAEIECVIDQDFAATAAATLVDNGEIIVADIAKKPNEGRWRMVQAKPFRKAETPQRIRLDIKASHNWEDLRRVLTSAGRGQDRLDIMIDLGEKKARKVLPACFNLTPDVQAAIAQHPDVLEMKVL comes from the coding sequence ATGACGCTTCCGGCCGATGCCCTTCCCGCGATCAATCTGCGCGGGCGTTCCTCCTACTCGATCATGCAATCCGCGCTCGTCGCGAAGAAGATGCCGAGCTATGCGGTCAAGGAGAGCCAACCCGCGCTCGGTCTTATCGATCACCGCAGCCTCGCCGGAGCCCTGGAGTTCGCCTCCGCTGCGCGAAAGGAAGGTGTCCAGCCCATCGTAGGCTGCGACTTCGATGCCGAGGCTGGCCGCATCACGCTCATCGCTGAGACGGCGCAGGGCTGGGCAAATCTCTTGGCCTTATCGCGTCGCCAAGCGGCGTCCGAAGCACTTGCGATCGACGACGATGACCTCGAGGCCCACTCCGAGGGCCTGATCCTGCTGACCGGAGCGCCAGGCTCAGCTCTCCTCAACATGGTCGACCACGACAAGTCGGTGGCGAACAACTGGCTCAAGCGGATGATGCCGTTGTTTCAGGATCGCTTGTATCTGGAGATCTCGCGAACGACCGGCCGCCGAGCCTCGGAAGCCGTGCTCGATCGGATCTCGCGCGCCTACAGCCTCCCTCTGGTCGGGACCTCACCCGCCGCCTACGGCTCGCCCAAAGACTACGAGCTGCTCGAGCTGCTCCGCGCAATCGACCACAAGAAGCTGATCGACGACGCAAACCTGGTCCGGCCCGAAAACGGCCAGCATTTCAAAAGCAGCGCCGAGCTCGTCGCCCTCTTTGCCGACGCCCCACAGGTCCTTGAGAATGCCGCGCGACTCGCACTCCGCTGCAGCGCGGACGCGGCACCGCAATCCCAGAAGCCGATGCTACCCCGCTTCCCGGATGCCCAGGGGCGCGAAGACGAGATGCTCCGCCAACTTGCGGCGGCCGGCTACGAGACGCGCATCGCGAACATTCCGGAGGAGGCTAAAGCCGAGTACCGCGCACGCCTCGCCTCGGAGCTCGACATCATCTGCAAACAGGGCTTCGCCGGCTACTTCCTGATCGTCGCCGACTTTATCGGCTGGTCCAAACGCAAAGGCATTCCAGTCGGCCCCGGCCGCGGCTCGGGCGCTGGCAGCGCCGTCGCATGGGCAATGGGGATCACCGACCTCGATCCGATACGCTGGGGCCTCCTGTTTGAACGCTTCATCAACCCCGAACGCGTCAGCCTGCCCGACTTCGACGTCGACTTCTGCCAGAGCCGCAGAGACGAGACGATCCAGTATGTTCGAGAGAAGTACGGCGAGGACCGCGTCGTCGCGATCGGCACCCACGGCTCCTGGAAATCGCGCTCGGCCTTCGGGGACGCCGCTCGTTGTCTTGGCATCTCGGCAGGCGCCACGCATGCCGCCTCGCAATACCTGCCCGGAAACGCCCCCTACTCGCTCGCTGAGACCGATCCTGAGTCTCCGAGCTATCTCTCACCTGAGGTCCGAGCTTTCTTCAAGAAAGATCCAAACCTCGACCGCGCACTGAAGCTGGGCGAAGCGCTGCAAGGCTTCGTTCGACAGCACGGCCGCCACGCCGCCGGCATCATCATCGCGGATCCCGTCGTGGGAGAGGTCGTGCCCGTTATGCGCGATCCCGGCGTTGGCGATGATCTCGTCACTCAATTCGACATGAAGGGTGTCGAGGATTCCGGCTTGGTCAAATTCGACTTCCTGGGCCTGAAAACCTCCACCATCATCAAAGCCGCAGTCGAGCATGTCCGTGCCTCGAATGCCGAGCACGCTGATCTCGATATCCTGGACATTCCGTTCGACGACGACGGGATTTTCGAGATGCTGAATGCGGGCTACTGCCACGGCATCTTTCAGCTCGAATCCGAGGGCATGGTCAAGGCCTTGAAGCAAGTCAGGCCCACATGCTTCGAGGACCTCATCGCCATCATCTCGCTTTACCGGCCGGGTCCGATGGACAACATCCCGACCTATGCCGCTCGAAAAGCGGGGTTGGAGCCCCTCCAGCTTCCCCATCCAGCCCTCGCCAGCCTGCTAAGCGAGACCCAGGGCATTCCGGTCTACCAAGAGCAGATCATGCAGATGGCCCAGATTCTCGCCGGCTATACGCTCGGCGGCGCCGACATGCTTCGCCGAGCGATGGGCAAGAAGATCCAAGCGGAGATGGACGCGCAGCGCGAGACGTTCATCGAGGGCTGCATCGTCTCGCACGTCTCTGTGAAGACTCACGATGGCAAAGTGCTGCGCATCCCGTCGAACAGGAAGCTGAAGCGAGCCGACGGCGGCGACGCCCTCACCGCTCAGGCAGCCAAGGATGCCGGCGCCGCGGTGATCATATCGATCGAGCCTGTCACGATCGTCGAGATCCACGAGCATCGCACACTCGGCATCAGTCGCGAGCGCGCGATCCAGTTTTTCGACACCATCGACAAGTTCGCCGGCTACGGCTTCAATAAGTCTCACGCAGCAGCGTACGCTCTCCTCTGCTGGCAGTCAGCTTGGCTGAAGCTGCATCACCCCGCTGCATTCTATGCAGCCGCGCTTACCTACAACGCCGAAGATTTCGACAAGCTGCGCAAGCTGGTTCGCGAAGCCCGCGAACGTGGCATCGAGCTGCTCCCCCCATCCCTCGAGAAGTCCGGCGTTGCATTTCAGCCGGACGTCACAGCTGACGGCCAGCCAGCCGTCCGATGGGGTCTCGGCGCCGTGAAAGGCTTGGGCGGCTACGCCGCTCCCCTATCAGCCGCCACCCACGGCCGGGGCATCAAGTCTATCGAGGATTTGGCGAAGGCGCTGGCACCTCATGGGAACGCGTCACAGCAGGCCAAAGCTCTCGCGGCCGCGGGCGTGCTCGACGTCTTCAACAAGAACCGCCAGGCTGCCGCTGAGCATCTTGTCGCATGCCTCAAATTCGAGTGCGGCCAATCTGGGCAGAGCCTACTCTTCGATCTCGTTGCGCCCGCTTGCCCGAAGGTCGACGACCTCTCCCGAGATGAGAAGCGAGCCGCTGAGATCGACGCGATCGGCATCTCATTCGACGAGCATCCCCTCGCGAACGCCTGGTCTGACCTCCGCCGCCACGCCGGCGTCGCACTCGGCAAAATCGACGAGTTCGTCGGTTGCGGAGCGATCACGGTGCTCGTTCGCGTTGAAAGCTCCTCGAAATCGGCACGGGGAGCGTCCACGTTCGCCAAGATTTCGGACGCATCGGCGGAGATCGAGTGCGTGATCGACCAGGACTTCGCCGCGACTGCGGCCGCCACCCTCGTCGACAACGGCGAGATCATCGTCGCGGACATCGCCAAGAAGCCCAACGAGGGCCGGTGGCGCATGGTCCAGGCCAAGCCCTTCCGCAAAGCGGAAACGCCGCAGCGTATCCGCCTCGACATCAAGGCAAGCCATAACTGGGAGGACCTGCGACGCGTCCTCACCTCCGCCGGCCGCGGTCAGGACCGTTTAGACATCATGATCGACCTCGGGGAGAAGAAGGCCCGCAAGGTCCTGCCCGCGTGCTTCAATCTCACCCCCGACGTTCAGGCCGCCATCGCACAACATCCTGACGTGCTGGAGATGAAAGTTCTCTGA